GCAATGATTACCTCAAACATGGGCGCTCATAGAGCCGACACTAGTTGAAATGTTGCACCATTTGTTGTCTATAAGCTTACGAGTTCTCTGCTCTAACACAGTCTTTTGCATGACAATGATTTACCCTCGACTTAAAGAGCGATCCGACATTTTGAGAGGGGCATGTTTTCTTTCACTCAGTATGTTTTTGATTACTATATTAGCATTCTGAAAATCAGAGGATGAGATTTCCTTTGGAAAGCAAAAGTGCCTCTTTTCAGGGCGCGTTGGATTCTTTCTTGGAATTTCCTCCTCATACCCAGGTGCATTCAATGTCATACTTCAGAGATAATAAACAAGCTACTCTGATTTCCAAGTGCTCTCGAATACAAACCTTCAAAAAGCAGTACATGGCAGGATTGTCgattccaccaaaatctgTATCTGCTCCAGGAATGAACCTGTTTCACTTAATTGCTGTCTACAACTAAACCACGAAATCTTGTCCAGTTAGGAACGCTGTCAAGTTTGACTATTTGCACGTTGGGGATATAGTGGCGAATCCAGTAAATCATATCAATTGGAGCAATATTTCGTGCTGGGGGATTGCCAACAAGAGGACGTAAAATCCAAAGAAGAATATTTGAAGCTTGCGGACAAAACATTCCTCATAACAGGAATTAGGAACTTACGGTTAGTTCGTATTCTACTGCGACGATTGGCTCCGCAACCGATATCTCTCGATGTGATTTTCGTTACAAGAAAAGTTTTATCCTATGAATGACTTTTCATATTATAGTGTGCAGGACCTGGCTGTTGCAATTGAGTCAGGCCCCCCTAGTTGAAACTTTTACAAGTTCAGATTGGAAGCCGTTCATGATAAAATAGTGGAAACAAAACTACCTGATTGAATCAATCTTGAATTGTCACGTTTTCGATGCACAAGTATGCAGAAACTGTGGCTCAAAATTTAAAATATGGTGCCATTTTAACTTTCGCACCACCTATGAAAGTGAAAAATTATAGGAACATCTTTACACGGTGGCAAGCTgtcaaaatattttatgCATGCATGTGGCTCGATGTGGATCTGTGGCTCTCGATGAAGCTCGGTGCCTCGACGGAAAAATTATTCTTTTCATTCTTTAGAACCTACTATGTCTCATAATTCCTCGGACTTGGATAAAATCGAGACAAAATCTGTGGCAAATCTCGAAACTGTGAGCCTTTCAGCGCCAGGATCCTCAAATGATCTCTTCGGCGTGGATGATTCGCAGCTCCACCGCTCCCTAAAGGATAGGCATATTGGCATGATTGCGCTAGTCAGCGTCTTTGGTACAGGTCTATTTTTAAGCAGTGGTGGAACTCTAGCGAAGACTGGACCTGTTGGAATGCTTATAGCTTATGCTATTATCGGTGTTGTTGTTGGCTTGAATCAGCTGGCAATGGCGgaaactgctgctttggCACCACTTACAGGAGCATCCATCCGTCACGCTGAAATCTTCATTGACGAAGCAGTCGGGTTTGCACTGGGGTATCTCAAGTTGTGGCAGAACCTTCTTCCTGGTGGGGTTGTCTCGGCGGCGTTGGTGATTCAATACTGGAGCGATCTCAGCCCCGCCGTTTGGATCACGGTTCTGGCAGTTCCCATTGCGGTCACGAACCTGTTCTCGATCCGGATCTATGGAGAAGTCGAGTTTGTGTTTGGGATGTTGAAAATCTGTCTGATTGTGATGCTGGTGCTTGCGGGACTAGTATTGGACCTTGGGGGTGTCAAGGGCCAGGAAAGACTTGGTTTCCACTACTGGAAAGACCCTGGCCCATTTGCGGCGTTCATCGAGAGCGGGGCCGTGGGGCGGTTTGTCGGGTTCTGGGCGGCGCTGTCGTCGGTGGTGTACTCGTACGGCGGGGTTCAGGGCATTGCGCTGCTCGCCGGAGAGACGAAGAACCCCCGCACCAACATCCCCAAGGCCGCAAAGCGAATCCTGTACCGAGTGGTCGGGCTGTACATGGTGGctgtgtttgtgctgaCGCTGATCGTGCCGTACGACGACAAGAAGATCGCGGTGAGTGACGGCACGGCAGCCCACTCGCCGTACGTGATTGCG
This window of the Ogataea parapolymorpha DL-1 chromosome VII, whole genome shotgun sequence genome carries:
- a CDS encoding salicylate hydroxylase, coding for MSHNSSDLDKIETKSVANLETVSLSAPGSSNDLFGVDDSQLHRSLKDRHIGMIALVSVFGTGLFLSSGGTLAKTGPVGMLIAYAIIGVVVGLNQLAMAETAALAPLTGASIRHAEIFIDEAVGFALGYLKLWQNLLPGGVVSAALVIQYWSDLSPAVWITVLAVPIAVTNLFSIRIYGEVEFVFGMLKICLIVMLVLAGLVLDLGGVKGQERLGFHYWKDPGPFAAFIESGAVGRFVGFWAALSSVVYSYGGVQGIALLAGETKNPRTNIPKAAKRILYRVVGLYMVAVFVLTLIVPYDDKKIAVSDGTAAHSPYVIAFERAGIKVLPHVVNALTLTSAWSEGNASVANSARILFSLASKGQAPRVFLRSNARLRVPFVGVSVALVLLALAYMCVDSTAATVFSWFQNITSSVLLLDWIVIAANHIRMSRALAAQGYTRAALPYRNRAAPVGAWVSLVASVVLLVTGGFTTFLRGHWSTSTLVSAYCSPVLFVVLYAGWKVVRGTRQVPLEEVCIGALLEDYRTRPEEGEPETAKPAKRVAKKVVSFLWS